A stretch of Sulfurimonas hongkongensis DNA encodes these proteins:
- a CDS encoding N-acetyl sugar amidotransferase, with translation MKIKYCKKCLMPSTKPYLTFNDEGICNACQSSEKKDKKKSENQIDWSKREREFNDLIDWAKEQNAPCYDAIVPVSGGKDSITQVHRLLNKGLRILAVNVDYGIKTKIGKYNLERIPEMGANLIIFRPELTLHKKLIKIGLEEYGDPDLLSHTLLHAYPLHVAKQFNIPLCLLGENSAFEYGGDEKLANNNEITREYFNHYAANKGMTAKVFGKKHNIPFELLWQYDFPDEIENNTEIKAVFCSYYFNWDSNENLKIAQSYGFKQLELAKEGTYRKFVGVDEQINRLHQYIKVLKFGYGRATDHACEDIRLGILSREVAKKLVKEYDLQPLGEEYIKSISRFLNYEREEFIGILDRFRNKDIWHKNSNNNWYIKNHLED, from the coding sequence ATGAAAATAAAATATTGTAAAAAATGCTTGATGCCAAGTACAAAACCATACCTAACATTTAACGATGAAGGTATTTGTAATGCTTGTCAATCAAGTGAAAAAAAAGACAAAAAAAAGAGTGAAAATCAAATTGATTGGTCTAAGCGAGAAAGAGAATTTAATGATTTGATTGATTGGGCAAAAGAACAAAACGCTCCTTGTTATGATGCTATAGTGCCTGTAAGTGGTGGTAAAGACAGTATCACACAAGTTCATAGACTATTAAATAAAGGTTTGCGAATATTGGCAGTTAATGTTGATTATGGAATTAAAACAAAAATTGGTAAATACAATTTAGAGAGAATTCCTGAGATGGGAGCAAATCTTATTATATTTAGGCCAGAATTAACACTACATAAGAAGCTTATTAAAATTGGTTTAGAAGAGTATGGTGATCCTGATTTACTTAGCCATACACTATTGCATGCATATCCTTTGCATGTTGCAAAACAATTTAATATACCTTTATGTTTACTGGGTGAAAATTCTGCATTTGAATATGGCGGAGATGAAAAATTAGCAAATAACAATGAAATCACAAGAGAGTACTTCAATCATTATGCAGCAAATAAAGGCATGACAGCAAAAGTTTTTGGAAAAAAACATAATATTCCATTTGAACTATTGTGGCAATATGATTTTCCAGATGAAATAGAAAATAATACTGAAATTAAAGCAGTTTTTTGTAGTTACTATTTTAACTGGGACTCTAATGAAAATCTTAAAATTGCTCAAAGTTATGGTTTTAAACAATTAGAACTTGCCAAAGAAGGGACATATAGAAAATTTGTTGGTGTTGATGAACAGATTAATAGACTACATCAATACATCAAAGTTCTAAAATTTGGATATGGCAGAGCTACTGATCATGCTTGTGAGGATATACGATTGGGAATTCTCTCAAGAGAAGTAGCCAAAAAATTGGTAAAAGAGTATGACTTACAACCTTTAGGTGAAGAGTACATAAAAAGTATTAGCCGCTTTCTTAACTATGAAAGAGAAGAATTTATAGGTATTTTGGATAGATTTAGAAACAAAGATATATGGCACAAAAACTCCAATAATAATTGGTATATTAAGAATCACCTAGAGGATTAA
- the hisH gene encoding imidazole glycerol phosphate synthase subunit HisH, giving the protein MKDDKNLIGIIDYGGSNLKSVFNAFNKLNIVCEICDDYSKLDKYDKLILPGVGAFELASKQLKANGFFNKIIDKVNSGTPILGICLGMQLLLNSSEEYGYSKGMGLIDGEVKSFKNIGVNPHIHMGWNDIKITNNSNILGEGNETYYFVHGYYCDIKEQEFVAAKVHHGLSFDVAYERNNIFAVQFHPEKSQKNGLSLLKKFANL; this is encoded by the coding sequence ATGAAAGACGATAAAAACTTGATAGGCATAATTGATTATGGTGGTAGCAATTTAAAATCAGTGTTTAATGCATTTAATAAATTAAATATAGTGTGCGAGATATGCGATGATTATTCAAAACTAGATAAATATGACAAATTAATATTACCTGGGGTAGGTGCTTTTGAACTAGCATCAAAACAACTTAAAGCTAATGGTTTTTTTAATAAAATCATAGATAAAGTTAATAGCGGCACTCCTATATTAGGAATTTGTTTGGGTATGCAACTTTTATTAAACAGTAGTGAAGAATATGGTTACAGCAAAGGTATGGGTTTAATTGATGGTGAAGTTAAGAGTTTTAAAAATATAGGTGTAAATCCTCATATTCATATGGGTTGGAACGATATTAAAATAACTAATAATAGCAACATACTTGGTGAGGGGAATGAAACTTATTATTTTGTACATGGCTATTATTGTGATATTAAAGAGCAAGAGTTTGTTGCAGCAAAAGTTCACCATGGGCTTTCATTTGATGTTGCTTATGAAAGAAATAATATATTTGCAGTACAGTTTCATCCAGAAAAAAGTCAAAAAAATGG